A window of Xylophilus sp. GW821-FHT01B05 contains these coding sequences:
- a CDS encoding cysteine hydrolase — MTPSIQLLIIDPQNDFCDLPADWCPTDGRTGQPLAPALPVAGAHADMLRLARLIDAGAGGLTRIAITLDSHHRYDIAHPTFWQTGSGADVAPFTSITAAQVRAGDYAPRAPSALPRALAYLDALEQRGRYTLMVWPVHCEIGSWGHNVHSAVKAAYNRWEDSTLGLVQKISKGSNPWTEHYSAMQAEVPDAEDPATQLNTGLIATLDQADLIVIAGEASSHCVKATTEHIVQNLPSGRPGKVVLLTDCMSPVGGFEAQHQAFLDDMRRQGVVLTTSVDFLPQLQA, encoded by the coding sequence ATGACACCCAGCATCCAGCTTCTCATCATCGATCCGCAGAACGATTTTTGCGATCTGCCCGCCGACTGGTGCCCTACCGATGGCCGTACCGGCCAGCCGCTGGCACCCGCCCTGCCCGTGGCCGGCGCGCATGCCGACATGCTGCGCCTGGCCCGGCTGATCGATGCGGGCGCGGGCGGCCTCACCCGCATCGCAATCACGCTGGATTCGCACCACCGCTATGACATCGCCCACCCCACGTTCTGGCAGACCGGCAGCGGTGCCGATGTAGCGCCCTTTACCTCCATCACCGCCGCCCAGGTGCGTGCTGGCGACTACGCTCCGCGCGCGCCTTCGGCCTTGCCGCGGGCACTGGCCTACCTCGACGCGCTGGAGCAGCGCGGGCGCTACACCCTGATGGTCTGGCCGGTGCACTGCGAGATCGGCAGTTGGGGCCACAACGTGCACAGCGCCGTCAAGGCCGCCTACAACCGCTGGGAAGACAGCACGCTGGGCCTGGTGCAAAAGATCAGCAAGGGCAGCAACCCCTGGACCGAGCACTACAGCGCCATGCAGGCCGAGGTGCCGGATGCCGAAGACCCCGCCACCCAGCTCAACACCGGCCTCATCGCCACGCTGGACCAAGCCGACCTGATCGTGATCGCCGGCGAGGCCAGCAGCCACTGCGTGAAGGCGACCACCGAGCACATCGTGCAAAACCTGCCTTCGGGCCGACCCGGCAAGGTGGTGCTATTGACTGACTGCATGAGCCCGGTCGGCGGCTTTGAGGCGCAGCACCAGGCCTTTCTGGACGACATGCGCCGGCAAGGCGTGGTGCTCACCACCAGCGTCGACTTCCTGCCCCAATTGCAAGCTTAG
- the pncB gene encoding nicotinate phosphoribosyltransferase, giving the protein MQAIIQSLLDTDLYKFTMWQTMLHRHPQTDAEYSFVCRNQPTYPLADLLDDVNQQLDHLCSLRFQPAELAYLRGLRYIKSDFVDFLRIFSFQREFISATVEGPVLRIKALGPQVHTMGFEIFVLAIVNELYFRRFDQNAALAEGRQRLQGKVQLLRDFAQEPVAKHPFEFFDFGVRRRFSRDWQREVVSTLKREVPQYFKGTSNVLLAQELDLVPIGTMAHEYLQTYQALGVRLRDFQRAALEDWVQEYRGDLGVALTDVVGMDAFLADFDLYFAKLFDGLRHDSGDPFIWGEKALAHYTRLRIDAHNKRLVFSDGLDLPTAIKLYRNFADRTQTGFGIGTNLTNDVSLAPINIVMKLTGCNGQSVAKLSDSPGKTLCDDQTFLAYLRQVFQSPA; this is encoded by the coding sequence ATGCAAGCCATCATCCAAAGCCTGCTGGACACCGACCTCTACAAATTCACGATGTGGCAGACCATGCTGCACCGGCATCCGCAGACCGATGCGGAGTACAGCTTTGTCTGCCGCAACCAGCCCACCTACCCGCTGGCGGATTTGCTGGACGACGTGAACCAGCAGCTCGACCATCTTTGCAGCCTGCGCTTCCAGCCGGCAGAGCTGGCCTATCTGCGCGGCCTGCGCTACATCAAGAGCGACTTTGTCGACTTCCTGCGCATCTTCAGCTTCCAGCGGGAATTCATCAGCGCCACGGTGGAAGGCCCGGTGCTGAGGATCAAGGCGCTTGGCCCGCAGGTGCACACCATGGGTTTCGAGATCTTCGTGCTGGCCATCGTCAACGAGCTGTACTTCCGCCGCTTCGACCAGAACGCGGCACTGGCCGAAGGCCGCCAGCGCCTGCAGGGCAAGGTGCAGTTGCTGCGGGATTTCGCGCAAGAGCCTGTGGCCAAGCACCCGTTCGAGTTCTTTGACTTCGGCGTGCGGCGCCGCTTCTCCCGCGACTGGCAGCGTGAGGTGGTCAGCACGCTCAAGCGCGAAGTGCCGCAGTATTTCAAGGGCACCTCCAACGTGCTGCTGGCCCAGGAGCTGGACCTGGTGCCCATCGGCACCATGGCCCACGAATACCTGCAGACCTACCAGGCCCTGGGTGTGCGGCTGCGTGATTTCCAACGCGCGGCACTGGAGGACTGGGTGCAGGAGTACCGCGGTGACCTGGGCGTGGCCCTGACCGACGTGGTCGGCATGGACGCTTTCCTGGCCGACTTCGACCTTTACTTTGCCAAGCTGTTCGACGGGTTGCGGCACGACTCGGGCGATCCATTTATCTGGGGCGAAAAGGCCCTGGCGCACTACACCAGGCTGCGCATAGACGCGCACAACAAGCGCCTGGTGTTCTCCGACGGCCTGGACCTGCCCACGGCCATCAAGCTCTACCGCAACTTTGCCGACCGTACCCAGACCGGTTTTGGCATTGGCACCAACCTCACCAACGACGTTAGCCTTGCGCCGATCAACATCGTCATGAAGCTCACCGGCTGCAACGGCCAATCGGTAGCCAAGCTGTCCGACAGCCCCGGCAAGACCTTGTGCGATGACCAGACCTTTCTGGCCTATCTGCGCCAGGTGTTCCAGTCCCCAGCCTAA
- a CDS encoding NUDIX domain-containing protein has protein sequence MKKTTPSPSEKLDFERPLVTVDLVIFSIVDGGLSVLLVRRPQDLQEPFPGRWALPGGFVDVAQDHSLLDCAMRKLKDKTGVAAPYLEQLGSWGGAGRDPRGWSATHAYFALVHEPAGTAPSQWLAVDEALRKRLAFDHAQILEAALARLRGKVEYTSLPAFLLAEPFTLPQLQQTYEVVLGRPMDKSAFRKRMLDAQFLEEAGMVDGQQGRAAMGYRIKDRTRAATFPRMFRASE, from the coding sequence ATGAAAAAGACTACGCCTAGCCCTTCAGAGAAACTGGATTTTGAGCGCCCACTGGTCACTGTGGACCTTGTGATCTTTTCCATAGTGGATGGGGGCTTGAGCGTGCTGCTGGTGCGCCGGCCGCAGGATTTGCAAGAGCCATTCCCCGGACGCTGGGCTTTGCCGGGCGGCTTTGTGGATGTGGCGCAGGACCACTCCCTGCTGGATTGTGCGATGCGCAAGTTGAAGGACAAGACCGGTGTGGCCGCGCCCTATCTGGAGCAACTGGGAAGCTGGGGCGGTGCGGGCCGGGACCCGCGGGGCTGGTCTGCCACGCATGCCTACTTTGCCCTGGTCCATGAGCCGGCCGGCACGGCACCGTCGCAATGGCTGGCGGTGGATGAGGCGCTGCGCAAGCGGCTGGCGTTTGACCATGCACAGATCCTGGAGGCCGCATTGGCGCGGCTGCGCGGCAAGGTGGAGTACACATCGCTGCCGGCGTTCTTGCTGGCTGAGCCCTTTACTCTGCCGCAGTTGCAGCAGACCTACGAGGTGGTGCTGGGGCGGCCCATGGACAAAAGCGCTTTCAGAAAACGCATGCTCGACGCCCAGTTTCTTGAAGAGGCCGGCATGGTCGACGGCCAGCAGGGCCGCGCCGCCATGGGCTACCGCATCAAGGACCGGACGCGGGCGGCGACTTTCCCCCGCATGTTCCGGGCGAGCGAGTAG